A DNA window from Drosophila biarmipes strain raj3 chromosome 2R, RU_DBia_V1.1, whole genome shotgun sequence contains the following coding sequences:
- the LOC108026486 gene encoding integrin alpha-PS3-like: MCRILFFAFMALVYQMEAFNISPHPSLVINYPSHLNTSQRRSSYFGYSLVIRPTSVIVGAPRSESTLPLQKNIDEPGAIFKCNLTSGSCSPYVLDPRGDVDNYNSKCTTNNFESKGFQWLGGSMDGGTRDTDKLIVCAPRLYARSYERVHMIGTCYWVKDTHGHTSDHVTRISPLRLKSKQLIEGNVKKGILGKYVYMNGEMGLSAHVPEDNSRFLIGAPGIDNWKGSIILDYPEDNSENHLMEKDFAKTCHLEHNKTKIPETQSWQEEDSYFGYAVSSGYFDSASPNTLLYVATAPQANVQAGGAYIFDFTDNGRSIQKIKDFYGEQFGEYFGYSVLAEDLNGDGRTDVIVSAPQHALADSQDIGAIYVFINKGSYEFEETIIHSPGGSKGRFGTTLSRIGDINQDGFNDVAVGAPFAGNGSVFIYLGSEEGLQEQPSQRLDAPSQRDSFYGAHMFGHGLSRGSDIDDNGFNDFVIGAPNAEVSYLYKAYPVVRVIAELRPESREVKQGKDKITIAACYRLDTKAKKMQEQELNIRISIDKQLGRAKFPESQTDEICFQATAGLKEICREFKIKLRFGSVFTPIVLEMHYELTNKVSDSEEFCETCALVDPQEPTVSSQKIIFSTGCAADVCIADLQLRSKNVSPTYVLGSADTLRIDYKITNNGENAYLPQFNVTSTSSLAFAQVPGNCRVTEAVMTCDLNHGRHLAKSDSDSVTISFDVSKLSGQSLIIHAEVFSAGLEKNPTDNKQTNAIGLKEFTEIDASGGHTNDRIVLKKAPNITEVVNQYEIKSRGPSTIEELTVALYIPVAYKTDESVKAKPIIDVSSLKLQVKYDSQAPPVKVYDQNNGVLSATRKRRDVERLKGVQEISAGISNVQDNAEESLPISNTIVFNCQDTNSTICLRAEMRLKFRPHKPINLNIRFNLDLNEMRDDWEYFVIKTDLRLLKKGDPTSSSLKINKRIKSNVISNHSEVSRWNIILSVIGGILLLSAISYTLYKHGFFERAKKEELKKLIRQSVEALEVAEDEEAEDEEADDMDQFLGEVI; this comes from the exons ATGTGTCGCATCCTATTCTTTGCGTTTATGGCTTTGGTATACCAAATGGAAGCATTCAATATCTCCCCGCATCCGAGCCTAGTGATAAATTATCCATCGCATTTGAATACCTCCCAAAGGCGAAGCTCATATTTTGGATATTCTCTCGTAATCCGTCCTACCAG CGTCATAGTGGGAGCTCCTCGTTCTGAATCCACCTTGCCCTTGCAGAAGAATATCGACGAGCCGGGGGCGATATTCAAATGCAACCTGACGAGCGGTTCCTGCAGTCCGTATGTCCTGGATCCGCGAGGAGATGTCGACAACTATAACTCAAAGTGCACCACCAACAACTTTGAGAGCAAGGGCTTCCAGTGGCTGGGAGGCTCCATGGACGGCGGAACCAGGGACACGGATAAGTTGATCGTGTGCGCTCCCCGCTTATACGCCCGCAGCTACGAGAGGGTCCACATGATTGGAACTTGCTACTGGGTAAAGGACACACATGGGCACACTTCCGACCACGTCACTCGAATCTCCCCACTCCGCTTAAAGTCGAAGCAGTTGATCGAGGGCAACGTAAAGAAGGGCATATTGGGAAAATACGTTTATATGAATGGCGAGATGGGACTGAGTGCCCATGTGCCGGAGGATAACTCCAGATTTCTAATTGGAGCCCCGGGCATTGATAATTGGAAAGGATCGATCATCCTGGACTATCCAGAGGACAATTCTGAAAATCACCTTATGGAAAAGGACTTTGCAAAAACTTGTCACTTGGAGCACAATAAAACGAAAATTCCCGAGACGCAGAGTTGGCAGGAGGAGGACTCATACTTTGGCTATGCCGTGAGCTCCGGTTACTTCGACAGCGCCAGCCCGAACACCCTGCTCTACGTGGCCACCGCTCCCCAGGCCAACGTACAGGCCGGCGGGGCctatatatttgattttacgGATAACGGACGCAGCATCCAAAAGATAAAAGACTTCTATGGAGAACAATTCGGAGAATATTTTGGCTACTCCGTTTTGGCGGAGGACCTTAATGGCGACGGAAGAACTGACGTCATCGTATCAGCGCCCCAGCACGCTCTGGCGGATTCCCAAGACATCGGAGCCATCTACGTGTTTATCAACAAGGGCTCT TATGAGTTCGAGGAGACGATTATTCATTCGCCAGGGGGCAGTAAGGGCCGGTTTGGAACTACCCTATCCCGAATAGGCGATATCAATCAAGATGGGTTCAACG ACGTGGCCGTGGGAGCCCCCTTTGCCGGCAACGGATCGGTGTTCATCTATCTGGGCAGCGAAGAGGGCTTGCAGGAGCAGCCGAGCCAGCGACTGGATGCTCCCTCCCAGCGGGATTCATTTTACGGAGCGCACATGTTTGGTCATGGTTTATCCCGCGGATCGGACATAGATGACAACGGCTTCAACGATTTCGTTATCGGAGCCCCCAATGCGGAGGTCTCTTATCTGTATAAGGCCTATCCCGTGGTAAGAGTAATTGCAGAGCTTAGGCCGGAATCGCGAGAGGTCAAACAGGGGAAGGACAAGATCACCATCGCCGCCTGTTACAGACTGGATACTAAGGCCAAGAAGatgcaggagcaggagcttaACATACGCATTTCTATAGACAAACAGCTGGGAAGGGCTAAATTCCCCGAAAGCCAGACCGACGAGATCTGCTTCCAAGCAACTGCGGGTCTTAAAGAAATTTGCAGagagtttaaaattaaattgcgcTTTGGCAGCGTGTTCACGCCCATCGTTCTGGAGATGCACTACGAATTGACGAACAAGGTTTCCGACTCTGAGG AGTTTTGCGAAACCTGCGCTTTAGTTGATCCCCAGGAACCGACGGTCTCCTCGCAGAAGATTATCTTCAGCACGGGCTGTGCCGCCGATGTTTGTATTGCAGATCTGCAGTTGAGGAGCAAGAATGTGAG CCCCACTTACGTACTGGGAAGTGCCGATACCCTGCGCATCGACTACAAGATCACCAACAACGGAGAGAACGCGTACCTTCCCCAGTTCAACGTCACCAGCACATCCAGCCTAGCTTTCGCCCAGGTTCCTGGCAACTGCAGGGTCACCGAGGCCGTCATGACGTGCGACCTGAACCACGGACGACATCTGGCCAAAAGTGACAGCGACTCCGTTACCATCAGTTTCGATGTGAGCAAACTCAGCGGACAGTCGCTGATCATCCACGCAGAAGTGTTCAGCGCGGGCCTCGAGAAGAATCCCACGGACAACAAGCAGACCAACGCGATTGGGCTGAAGGAGTTCACCGAAATAGATGCCAGCGG CGGTCACACAAACGATCGAATTGTTCTCAAAAAGGCCCCTAATATCACGGAGGTCGTCAACCAATACGAGATTAAGAGCCGCGGCCCCAGTACCATTGAAGAGTTAACGGTGGCCCTTTACATACCCGTAGCCTATAAGACGGATGAATCCGTAAAGGCTAAACCCATAATTGACGTATCCAGCCTAAAGCTGCAGGTCAAGTACGATTCCCAGGCGCCACCCGTAAAAGTCTACGATCAGAACAATGGCGTTTTATCCGCGACCCGAAAGCGTAGGGATGTGGAGCGCCTGAAAGGCGTCCAAGAGATCAGTGCTGGGATATCCAACGTCCAGGACAACGCGGAGGAGAGTCTGCCGATCAGCAACACCATTGTGTTCAACTGCCAGGACACCAACAGTACGATTTGTTTAAGAGCCGAGATGCGCCTTAAATTCAGGCCGCATAAACCAATTAACCTGAACATAAGGTTTAACCTGGATCTGAACGAGATGAGGGATGACTGGGAGTACTTTGTCATAAAGACTGATCTGAGACTGCTGAAGAAGGGCGATCCCACCTCCAGTTCGCTGAAGATTAATAAGAGGATCAAATCGAATGTGATATCCAATCATTCTGAAGTATCGCGTTGGAACATTATATTGTCTGTGATCGGAGGAATTCTGTTGCTCTCAGCAATAAGTTATACTCTTTACAAG CATGGATTCTTCGAACGCGCGAAGAAGGAAGAACTAAAGAAATTAATACGACAGAGTGTTGAGGCGCTTGAGGTGGCGGAGGATGAGGAGGCGGAGGATGAGGAGGCGGATGACATGGATCAGTTTCTGGGGGAAGTTATATGA